In a single window of the Chelonia mydas isolate rCheMyd1 chromosome 8, rCheMyd1.pri.v2, whole genome shotgun sequence genome:
- the KTI12 gene encoding protein KTI12 homolog, producing the protein MPLVVLCGLPGSGKSRRAEELRGALSAEERPVHVVAEAAGGRAALRAEVERRLSRRDVVIVDAGNELKSFRYELYCATKHAGTPHCLLHCSGGAPHPSAGPFETPDSRNRWDRPLFTVHGQEPLPLAEIRAALFESRPPPPNQSTRSQPLQSAGFLHQLDRVTQEVLAAVLAAQRSGAQPGELIQVAGASEGLVLSRPLGMAELSRLRRQFISYTKMHPSEENLPQLANMFLQYLSRSIQ; encoded by the coding sequence ATGCCGCTCGTGGTGCTGTGCGGGCTGCCGGGCAGCGGGAAGAGCCGGCGGGCcgaggagctgcggggggcgctGAGCGCGGAGGAGCGGCCGGTGCACGTGGTGGCGGAGGCGGCGGGGGGCCGCGCGGCGCTGCGGGCCGAGGTGGAGCGGCGGCTGAGCCGGCGGGACGTGGTGATCGTCGACGCGGGGAACGAGCTGAAGAGCTTCCGCTACGAGCTCTACTGCGCGACCAAGCATGCGGGCACGCCGCATTGCCTGCTGCACTGCTCGGGGGGCGCCCCGCATCCGTCCGCGGGCCCCTTCGAGACCCCGGACTCGCGGAACCGCTGGGACCGGCCCCTCTTCACCGTGCACGGGCAGGAGCCGCTGCCGCTGGCGGAGATCCGCGCCGCCCTCTTCGAGAGCAGGCCGCCCCCGCCCAACCAGTCCACTCGCTCGCAGCCCCTGCAGTCCGCCGGCTTCCTCCACCAGCTGGACCGGGTCACCCAGGAGGTGCTGGCTGCCGTGCTGGCCGCCCAAAGGAGCGGGGCCCAGCCTGGGGAGCTGATCCAGGTGGCTGGGGCCAGCGAGGGGCTGGTACTGAGCCGGCCCCTGGGCATGGCTGAGCTGAGTCGGCTCCGAAGGCAGTTCATCAGCTACACCAAAATGCATCCCAGTGAGGAGAACCTGCCCCAGCTGGCCAACATGTTCCTGCAGTACCTGAGCCGCAGCATCCAGTGA
- the TXNDC12 gene encoding thioredoxin domain-containing protein 12 isoform X6 — MTSPEGRGKDSAEQAELPSGSGAGPCPSRHGPLLPPCEPGRAEPQTEGGGGRGSGARTGGWRSGGGGEEIESSHLSPANPPQPTRGENKMAATPSKERDKRGTEKARPRTTGPWAPPTHLRLEGTPSYLHNMESCFGDHIHWRTLEDGKKEAAASFKAKIC; from the exons ATGACTAGCcctgaagggagggggaaagactcCGCAGAACAAGCCGAGCTCCCTTCAGGCAGCGGGGCAGGCCCATGCCCCTCACGGCACGGACCGCTCCTCCCCCCATGCGAGCCGGGCCGAGCCGAGCCACagacagaagggggggggggcagagggtccgGTGCGAGGACGGGAGGATGGAGAAgcggtggaggaggggaggaaatagAAAGTTCTCACCTGAGTCCGGCAAACCCTCCGCAGCCAACACGCGGCGAGAACAAGATGGCGGCCACGCCAAGCAAGGAAAGAGACAAGAGGGGCACAGAGAAAGCAAGGCCGCGGACCACGGGACCCTGGGCCCCGCCCACTCACCTCCGATTGGAAGGCACACCGAGTTATTTGCATAACATGGAAAGTT GTTTTGGAGATCACATTCATTGGAGGACACTAGAAGATGGGAAGAAAGAGGCAGCAGCCAG